CTGACCGACGCGGGCGTGCCTGAGCAGCTGGCCGTCCAGGTGTCCGGCTTCTCCTCGGTCTTCCCGGCGCTGGACATCGTCGCCGTCGCGGACCGGCTGGACAAGGAACCGCTGGATGTCGCCGAGGTCTACTACGACCTGGGCGACCGGCTGCGGATCAACCAGCTCCTCGACCGCATCCTGGAGCTGCCGCGCAACGACCGCTGGCAGTCGATGGCCCGCGCCTCGATCCGCGAGGACCTCTTCGCGGCCCATGCGGCGCTGACCTCCGACGTGCTGTCGGTGGGCAACGGCTCCTCGACTCCGGAGCAGCGGTTCAAGGCCTGGGAGCAGGCCAATGCGGCGATCCTCAGCCGCGCCCGCGCGACGCTGGAGGAGATCCACGGGTCGGAGGGCTTCGATCTGGCGAACCTGTCCGTGGCCATGCGGACGATGCGTACGCTGCTGCGCACGCGTAGCTGACGGAGCCGGGCCGCCGCATGGCCCGGACTCCGGTACGGCAGAGGGGCGCACCCGTCGTGGGTGCGCCCCTCTGCCATGTCCGTCTGCGGCGCAGCTTTGTCGTGTCCGTGTCCGTGCCCGTGTCCGTCCGCGCCCGTGTCCGTCTCCGGCGCAGCGTCAGCGGTGCGCCTCGTACGCCTTGATGACGTCGTCCGTCGGGCCGTCCATCAGCAGTTCGCCGTGCTCCAGCCACAGGACGCGGTCGCAGGTGTCGCGGATCGACTTGTTGTTGTGGCTGACGAGGAAGACCGTGCCGGCTTCCTTGCGCAGTTCGCGGATGCGGGCCTCGGAGCGCTTCTGGAAGCTGCGGTCACCGGTGGCCAGCGCCTCGTCGATCATCAGCACATCGTGGTCCTTGGCCGCGGCGATGGAGAACCGCAGCCGGGAGCCCATACCGGAGGAGTAGGTGCGCATCGGCAGCGAGATGAAGTCGCCCTTCTCGTTGATGCCGGAGAAGTCGACGATGCCGTCGTAGCGCTCACGGACCTGCTCGCGGCTCATGCCCATCGCCAGACCGCCGAGGATCACGTTCCGCTCACCGGTCAGATCGTTCATCAGGGCCGCGTTGACGCCCAGCAGCGAGGGCTGACCGTGCGTGTAGACCTTGCCGCGCTCCGCGGGCAGCAGCCCGGCGACCGCCTTGAGCAGTGTCGACTTGCCCGAGCCGTTGGAGCCGATCAGGCCGATCGACTCGCCCCGGTAGGCGGTGAAGGAGACGCCCTTGACCGCATGCACCTCTCGCACCCCGGAGCTGGGCTTGCGGCGCACGATGCGGTTGAGTGCCGCGGTGGCGGTGCCCTTGCCCGCGCCCGTGCCGTAGACGCGGTAGACGATGTGCAGATCGTCCGCGATCACGGTCGGGATCCGTGCCCCGGTCGCCTGGCTGCCGTTCTGTTCCGTCCTGACCTCAGCCACGTCCGTACCGCTCCTCGGCCTTCCAGAAGTACACAAAGCCCACGACGCCCATCAGCAGCGCCCAGCCCCCGGCGAGCGCCCACACATGGTGCGGCAGCTTTTCGTGCGTGAAGCTGTCGATCAGCGCGAAGCGCATCAGGTCGATGTAGACGGCGGCCGGGTTGGCGTTGAGCAGCCACTCCACGAACGCGGGGACCTGCTTGTCCTTGAGGATCAGGTCGATGCTGAACATCACGCCGGACGCATACATCCACGTCCGCATGATGAACGGCATCAGCTGCGCCAGGTCCGGGGTCTTGGAACCCAGCCGGGCCATCACCATCGCCAGGCCCGTGTTGAACACGAACTGCAGCGTCAGCGCCGGGATGACCAGCAGCCACGACCAGGTCGGCAGCTGCCCGAAGCCCAGCAGGATGAGGACCAGCACACCCATCGAGAAGAGCAGCTGCTGCAGCTGCATCAGGCAGAACGAGATCGGCAGGCAGGCCCGCGGGAAGTGCAGCGCCCGCACCAGGCCCAGGTTGCCCGAGATCGCCCGCGTACCGGCCATGACCGAGCTCTGGGTGAAGGTGAAGATGAAGACGCCGGTCACCAGGAACGGCACGAAGTCGGGGACGCCCTTCTTCGTGCCGATCAGCAGACCGAAGATCAAGTAGTAGACGAGCGCGTTCAGCAGGGGCGTCGCCACCTGCCACACCTGGCCCAGCTTGGCCTGGCTGTACTGCGCCGTCATCTTGGCGCTGGCGAAGGCGGAGATGAAGTGCCGCCGGTGCCACAGCTGCCGGACGTACTCGGGCAGTGAGGGGCGGGCGCCGCTCACCGTGAGGCCATGGCGCTCGGCCAGTGCGCGCAGCTCGGGGTCGCCGGATGCGCCGGGGGCGGACGCCCCGGCGGGCGACGGGGCAGGGGGAGCAAGGGTCTGGGGCATGGGGCCGCTTTCGCTTGCGTACGGGGGAAGCGGAACGGAGCGCAACGACGGGACGGGCCCGTATCGTCGCGACGTTGACACTAAAGGGAGCTCGCGTCGAAACGCAACCGTATCGTCGTGACGGTAGGCTCACGCCATGGCAAAAGACGGCAGCGGGAGCGAACCCGTGGCGGCGCGCCGGGCCCCGGCAGGCGCCGCCGTACTGCGCGAGGACAAGACCGAGGCGATCCGTGCCGCGGTCTTCGAGGAGCTGGCCGCGGCGGGCTTCGCCCGGATGTCGATCGAGGGCATCGCGCGGCGGGCGGGCGTCGGCAAGACCGCCGTCTACCGGCGGTGGCGCTCCAAGCTGCACCTCGTCCTGGACGTGGTCTCCGCGGTGGCCGTGGCGGGTATGCCGACGCCGGACACCGGGTCGCTGTCCGGCGACGTACGGATGCTGCTGGAGGTCGCGGCCCGTGCGCTGCGGCACCCGATGGCCTCGCAGATCATCCCGGACCTGCTGGCGGAGGCGGCCCGCAGCCCCGAGCTGGCGCAGGCGCTGAAGGCGGCGCTGCACGACAGCCAGGAGAGCGTGGCGGCCGCGGTGGTGGCGCGGGCGGTGGAGCGCGGCGAGCTGCCGCAGGACGTGGATGCCCGCCTGGCGCTGGACCTGCTGACCGGGCCGCTGTACTGGCGGCTGCTGGTCGTCCGCGACGAGCTGCCCAAGGGGTACCTCGACGCGCTGTCGGGCTCGGTGGTGGCGGCGCTCGGGGCGGCACTCGGGCCGGAGTGAGGGCGGTCACCTAGGGCGGGGGCGAACGGATCCGGTAGGGGGTGCGGGAGCCCCCTGCGGGTCCACAACGAGGAGGGGTGGGGCGGGTATTCCCGCGCGAGAAGGCCTTCCGCGCGAGAAGGCCTCCGCCCGAGAAGGCCTCCGCGCGGGATGGATTCCCGCCACAGGACTGCCTCCGGCCGGGCCCGCGACTGCCTCCGGCCGGGCCTCCGGCCGGATCCCGCCCGGATCCCGGCCGGAGGCAGTCGCGTAAGCGTGAGCGCCGGAACCGGGCGTCAGCCCGCCATCTCGACGTCCGAGGTGCCCGAGGTGCCCGAGGTGCCCGACGTGCCCGAGGGGGTCACGTCGTCATGGGCCGCGGTTCGTGGGGCCGGCAGTTTGAGGAGGCCGGTTGCCGCGGCTGCGGCGCGCGGGGACGGGGCGATGGTGCGCTCGTCCTGCGGCAGCGGCTCCGGGGTGGCCTCCTGGCCGAGGAAGACCCGGCGTACCACGCGCTCGGCGGCGTGCCCGTCGTCCCACGGGCAGAATCGCGCGCGGAACGCGGCGCGCAGCCCGGTGGCCGCCTCGTCGTCCCAGCGGCCGCTGCGGAACGCCTCGATCAGCTCGTCCTCGGTGGTGGCGATCACGCCCGGGGTGTCGCCCGGCAGGCCCGAGAGCAGGTCGAAGGTGACACCGCGGGAGCGGACGTAGGTGTCCCAGTCGTCGGCGTAAGTGATGATCGGCCGGTCGAGGTTGGCGTAGTCGAACATGATCGACGAATAGTCGGTGACCAGGGCGTCGGCGGCCAGACACAGTTCCTCGACGACCGGGTGGCCGGACACGTCGATCAGCGCACCGCGCTCCTGGAGCTTCTGGAGGCCGGGGTCCCGGTCGTAGAAGTAGTGGGTGCGCACCAGCAGGACGAAGGTGTCGCCCAGTTCGCGGGAGAGCTTCTCCAGGTCGAGCCGCGGGACATAGCCGACCTGGTAGTCGCGCATCGTCGGCGCGTACAGGACGGCCGTCCGGCCGGGGGCGATGCCGAGGCGCTCGCGGATGTCGAGGACGTCCTGGGCGGTGGCCCGGTAGTAGACGTCGTTACGGGGGTAACCGGCGTCCACCGACGCGAAGTCGCAGGGGTAGACGCGCTCCCACTGCTCGGTGGTGTGCCGGTTGGCGGAGAGCGAGAAGTCCCAGCGGTCGGCGCGGGCCAGCAGCTTGCGGAAGCTCATGCCCTTGGCGGCGGCCGGGTAGCGCTTCTGGTCGGTGCCCATCGACTTCAGCGGGGTGCCGTGGTGGGTCTGGAGGTGGATCTGGCCCTCGCGCTTGACTACGTTGTCGGCGAAGTTGACGTTGTTGACGAGGTACTTGGCGCGGGCCACCACCTCCCAGTAGCGCGGGGAGTTCAGCACGACGTGGTCGATGCCGGCCGGGACCGAGTCGGCGAGCTGCTTCTTGACGACCCAGACGCCGTGCACGTCCGGCGCCAGCTCCTTGGCCTTCTCGTAGACCGCCAGCGGGTTGCAGGACGGCAGCCGGTTCCAGTACGCGGAGTAGACCGCGAGATTCTCGTCCAGCGGCTGCCGCAGCAGCGCCTGGTAACGCAGGTTTATGGCCTTGCGCTTGGCCTGCCGGACCCGCTTGCCGGCGTGCTTGCGCACCGTGCGCTGCACCTTGCCGGCGACCTTCAGACCGGCCAGCGCCGGGTAGGCGTCCCTGGCGAGCAGCGCGTACTTGCCGCCGGCCACACCGGAGGGGCGGACGAAGCCGGCCGGCAGCCGAAGGCGGTAGTCGCGGGCGGCGCGGTGGAAGAACTCGGCCTGGGCGTGCTGCGGCAGCCGGCCGGGCTTGTCCAGCACGGTCAGATAGTGGTCGACCATCTTGCGGAACATGTGCGGGCGCCAGCGCGACAGTTCGGGGTGCGCGTCGAGGTAGTCGAAGACCCGGGCGTACTGGTCGAAGACGTCGAAGTGCTTGCGGCTGGTGGTGCGCAGGATGTTGCCGCCCTGCCGGCGCTGGCGGTAGTGCAGGCAGACCCGGTCGAGGACCGCGATCCGCTGCGCGGTGATCAGCGTGCAGAACGTCCAGGGCGCGTCCTCGTAGTAGCCCTCCGGGAAGGCGAAACCGTGCTCCTCGACGAAGTCGCGGCGGTAGGCCTTGTTCCAGACGATCTGCAGCAGATCGAGGAGCCGGGGCCGCTCGGCGAGCGGGAAGGAGGGCGCGCCGGACTCGTCGAGCAGCGCGGAGAGGGCATTGCGCCGGGAGGAGCCGTCCCAGTACGTCCGGGCGTAGTCGAAGATCAGGATCTCGGGGGTCCCGGTGGCGGCCAGCCGTTCGGCGAGGGCGCCGAGCGCGCCGGGCACGAGGGTGTCGTCGCTGTCGAGGAAGAGGAGGTAGTCACCGCGGGCCCGCGCCAGGCCGGCGTTGCGGGCGGGGCCCAGTCCGGCGTTCTCCGGGAGGTGCAGGACCCGGACGCGGTCGTCGTGCGCGGCGTACTCGTCGAGGATGGCGCCGCTGCGGTCGGGCGAGCAGTCGTCGATGGCGATGAGCTCGAAGTCGGTGAACTCCTGCGTCAGCACCGAGTCCATGCACTCGCGCAGGAAGCCCTGCACTCTGAACACGGGCACGATGATGCTGAAGCGGGGGCCGGCGTCGACGCCTGTCTCGGACATGCGGTGCTACTCCTCGTGGCGAGCTGAGTACAGAACACAAAAAGACCCAAAGGGGTCTCTTGTGGTGTCAGCCTTCTGACTACTGTTCACCCGAAAAGGTTGTTGTCCGTAACCTGAAAGTTCTGTGCTGCTCATCACGAATCTCGTTAAGTGGTGATATGTCGGACGGTGGGATGGGCCCGGATCCGGCAGTGCTGAGGGTGCGTCGGCTCCGCGTCCGCTCCGTGGCTTCCGCTGACGGCTGCTTCAGGCCACCGGCGGGGCCGTGCTCGCCACGACGGCGGGTGCGGGCGAGGGGGGGCGGGCAACCTCCAGGGGCCGGACCGCCTCTTGGGGGGTGGCGGGTGTCGGAGCCACCGGCGCCCTCCGCGATCGGCGAACGTTCACCTCGCGTTATATGTCTTGATGGTCCCCTTCGCCCTGCTGGGACGCCGGGTATTCCGGGGGACTGCCGAAAGAACGGAGGGCACGGTGTCCGTCCCTGACGACCTCGCGGCCGCGGCTCCCACCGGAACGGACGCCCCCGCGCCGACCGTCTCCGTGATCGTGCCGGTGCACAACACCCGGCGCTACCTCGACCGCAGCCTCGGCTCGGTCTTCGCCCAGACACTGGACCGCCGCCACATCGAGGTGATCGCGGTCGACGACGGCTCGACCGACGGCAGCGCCGAGTGGCTGGCAGAACAGGCCCGCCGCCACCCCCAGCTGACGGTGCTGCGCCAGGAGGCCTCCGGCGGGCCGGGCAAGCCGCGCAACGCCGGGCTCGCCCACGCCACCGGCGACTACGTCTTCTTCCTCGACTCCGACGACCGCCTCGACCCCCAGGCGCTGTTCTGGCTCACCCGGACGGCCCAGCGGTACGGCTCGGACATCGTCTACGGCCGGATCGCCGGCGCCGACGGCCGCGCCGCCCCCGTCGACCTGCGCACCACCAGCGCACACGTCTCGGTCTTCGACTCCCCGGTCTACTGGTCCCTGGCCGCCTACAAGCTCTTCCGCCGCTCCTTCCTCACACGCCACCAACTGCGCTTCGTCGAGGGCCGATTGCTGGGCGAGGACCTGCCGTTCGGCAGCACCGCCCTGCTGCGCGCCGACGTCGTCTCCGTCTTCGCCGAACGCACCTGCTACTACCTGCACGGACGCGACGACAACAGCAACGCCAGCCGCCAGGAGACCGACTGGTGCGAGTACCTCGGCTACATCGGCACCGTCCTCGACCCGGTCGCGGCCGCCGTCCCGCCCGGCGCGAACCGCGACAAACTGATGGTCCGGCACTTCCACGGCGAGATACTCATGCCCTTCGGGGCCCCCTACCTCGCCCGCGACCCGGCCGGCCGCACAGCGATGGCGGCCGCCGCCCGCCCCCTCGTGGAGCGCTACCTCACCGACCGGGTACTGGCCGCCCTGCCGCCCCGGCTCCGGCTGCGCGCCCACTGCATACGCGCCGGGCTCGACGACGAACTGACCGCCGTCGTCCGCGCCGACACCGAGAACCGCCCGGACCCGCCGCACCTCGACGACGACGGCCGGGTCTACGCCGGCTACCCGTACTTCCGCGACCCGCGGCGCGCCCTCCCCGACACCTGCTACGACCTCACCGACCGCGTGGTGCTGCGCCAGCGGCTGATCCGGCAGCGCTGGGCGGGCGGCGTACTGCACCTGCGGGGCACTGCCGCCCTCCCCTGGCTCGGCGGCGACACCGTCGAGATCCTGCTGCGCCGCGGCGGCACCACCCACCGGATCCCGGCCCGCGCCGCGGACGGCGCCTGGCGGGCCGCCGTCGACCCCGCGACCGCGGCGGACGGCGCACCGCTGGCCGACGGCGTCTGGGGCCTCAAGATCGCGGTCACCGCGCACGGCCCGGGCGGCGCCACCGGGCCCGCCGTCCGCCGCGAGGCCTGGCTGGTCCCCGAGGACGAGAGGGACGACGAGGACGACACCGGCTTCGCGCCGCGGATCGTCGGCCGCGGCCCGGCCGGCCCCGCCGTCGCCGCGCTCTTCCGCTCCCGCCCGCACGGCCACCTCCACCTCGACCTGGACCGGGACGGAGTACGCCGCCCGCTCGGCGGCGATCTGCGCGGCACGGCGGACTGCACCCGCTCCGGGCGGGCCACCCTCACCGCGCGGCTCACCCTGCCCGGCTGCCCCGTGGACGCCGAACTGCGGCTGATCCTCTACGACGCGACCCGCACGGTGGCACTGCGCACCACCGTCGAACGGGCCGCCGGCGACCGCTACACCGTGCGCTCCCTGCTGCGCAGCGGCCCCACGGGCACCTGGCGGGTCGCCCTGCGGGTGACCGCCGGCCCGCTCCGCCGCGAGCTGCCGGTCCGGACGGCCGGCCGCGGCGCCGACGGGCGGACACCGCTGACCCTCACCGTGCCGGGCGGCTCCCCGGCGGGCCTGCTGCGCCGGGCGCGCCGCTGACCCCATACGTCCGCCCCCGGGCCCCGGCCCCGCCCGGGGGCCCGCGGCGCCCGGCCCGGCGAGCCCCTTTCGGCAATAGCCGAATGCCGTTGCCCGGCCCGCCCCCGCTGAATCAGGCTGACCCACAGTCAGGCACCGGCAGCGGTGCACCCGCGGGAGAGGACCCCGCGGGCCGTATGACAGGGGGAACACACATGTCCGTACTGAAGCGAGTCGGCATGACGGCCATGGCCGTCGCGGCGCTGGTCGTCCCGGCAGGCGTGGTCGTCGGGACCGCCGGACCCGCCGCGGCGAAGGCCGCCACCACCCAGGGATGCCCTTACGGCGCGGTCTGCATCTACCCGCAGAACGCCGGCTGGAACGGCGGCCACCCGTCGCACTTCTACTACAGCTACGGGGCCCACAACCTCAGCAACATGGTCGGGGTGCACCGCATCTACAACAACCAGTCCGGGGGCGCGACCATGCGGACCTGCACCGGTTACAACGGCACGGGCTGCCAGGGCTACCTGCCGGCCAACAACTACATCGACAAGGACATGACGCCGATCAACTCGATCACCCTCCAGCGGTAGCCGCGCGGCACCGCCGAGAGCGCCGGGGCCGGGCCTCCTGCCGGGAGGCCCGGCCCCCGCACATCGTGCGGCGGACGGCAAGCGGGCGCACCCTGGTAGGAGCGGCTCCGGAGGTGATTGCCATGTTGCAGACCGCTGTCGGATGGCATGTCGAGCTGGAATTCGAGGAGGACAACCACCGCACTCGCGCCGCCGCCCTCGTACGGCTCCCCGACGGGACCGAGGTGCGGTCCCACGGATACGCCAGCCGCCACCCCGTCGACTCCAACCAGCCGAGGGTCGGCGAAGAGGTGGCGGGAGCCAGAGCGCTCAACGAACTGGCGATGAAGTTGCTGACCAAGGCACACGACGAGATCGACGAGGCGTCCGGCCGGACATCGCACCCGCTGACCTGACCGGCGCCCGCTCTCCACAACCGGCCCCGGCGGCCGCGGAGTAGGGTCGGCGCCCATGACCGAACCGGACTTCCTGCGGACCACCCGGACGTTCTACGACGCCGTGGCCGCCGACTACGCCGAGCACTTCCGCGACGCCCTCGCCGCGAGGCCGTTGGACCGGGCGGTACTCGCCGGGTTCGCCGAACTCGTACGGGACGCGGACGCCGGCCCGGTGGCCGACCTCGGATGCGGGCCCGGCAAAGTGACGGCCCACCTGGCCGGCCTGGGGCTGCCCGTCTTC
This genomic stretch from Streptomyces nigrescens harbors:
- a CDS encoding glycosyltransferase family 2 protein, which encodes MSVPDDLAAAAPTGTDAPAPTVSVIVPVHNTRRYLDRSLGSVFAQTLDRRHIEVIAVDDGSTDGSAEWLAEQARRHPQLTVLRQEASGGPGKPRNAGLAHATGDYVFFLDSDDRLDPQALFWLTRTAQRYGSDIVYGRIAGADGRAAPVDLRTTSAHVSVFDSPVYWSLAAYKLFRRSFLTRHQLRFVEGRLLGEDLPFGSTALLRADVVSVFAERTCYYLHGRDDNSNASRQETDWCEYLGYIGTVLDPVAAAVPPGANRDKLMVRHFHGEILMPFGAPYLARDPAGRTAMAAAARPLVERYLTDRVLAALPPRLRLRAHCIRAGLDDELTAVVRADTENRPDPPHLDDDGRVYAGYPYFRDPRRALPDTCYDLTDRVVLRQRLIRQRWAGGVLHLRGTAALPWLGGDTVEILLRRGGTTHRIPARAADGAWRAAVDPATAADGAPLADGVWGLKIAVTAHGPGGATGPAVRREAWLVPEDERDDEDDTGFAPRIVGRGPAGPAVAALFRSRPHGHLHLDLDRDGVRRPLGGDLRGTADCTRSGRATLTARLTLPGCPVDAELRLILYDATRTVALRTTVERAAGDRYTVRSLLRSGPTGTWRVALRVTAGPLRRELPVRTAGRGADGRTPLTLTVPGGSPAGLLRRARR
- a CDS encoding TetR/AcrR family transcriptional regulator, with the translated sequence MAKDGSGSEPVAARRAPAGAAVLREDKTEAIRAAVFEELAAAGFARMSIEGIARRAGVGKTAVYRRWRSKLHLVLDVVSAVAVAGMPTPDTGSLSGDVRMLLEVAARALRHPMASQIIPDLLAEAARSPELAQALKAALHDSQESVAAAVVARAVERGELPQDVDARLALDLLTGPLYWRLLVVRDELPKGYLDALSGSVVAALGAALGPE
- a CDS encoding ABC transporter ATP-binding protein; this encodes MAEVRTEQNGSQATGARIPTVIADDLHIVYRVYGTGAGKGTATAALNRIVRRKPSSGVREVHAVKGVSFTAYRGESIGLIGSNGSGKSTLLKAVAGLLPAERGKVYTHGQPSLLGVNAALMNDLTGERNVILGGLAMGMSREQVRERYDGIVDFSGINEKGDFISLPMRTYSSGMGSRLRFSIAAAKDHDVLMIDEALATGDRSFQKRSEARIRELRKEAGTVFLVSHNNKSIRDTCDRVLWLEHGELLMDGPTDDVIKAYEAHR
- a CDS encoding ABC transporter permease translates to MPQTLAPPAPSPAGASAPGASGDPELRALAERHGLTVSGARPSLPEYVRQLWHRRHFISAFASAKMTAQYSQAKLGQVWQVATPLLNALVYYLIFGLLIGTKKGVPDFVPFLVTGVFIFTFTQSSVMAGTRAISGNLGLVRALHFPRACLPISFCLMQLQQLLFSMGVLVLILLGFGQLPTWSWLLVIPALTLQFVFNTGLAMVMARLGSKTPDLAQLMPFIMRTWMYASGVMFSIDLILKDKQVPAFVEWLLNANPAAVYIDLMRFALIDSFTHEKLPHHVWALAGGWALLMGVVGFVYFWKAEERYGRG
- a CDS encoding bifunctional glycosyltransferase/CDP-glycerol:glycerophosphate glycerophosphotransferase — its product is MSETGVDAGPRFSIIVPVFRVQGFLRECMDSVLTQEFTDFELIAIDDCSPDRSGAILDEYAAHDDRVRVLHLPENAGLGPARNAGLARARGDYLLFLDSDDTLVPGALGALAERLAATGTPEILIFDYARTYWDGSSRRNALSALLDESGAPSFPLAERPRLLDLLQIVWNKAYRRDFVEEHGFAFPEGYYEDAPWTFCTLITAQRIAVLDRVCLHYRQRRQGGNILRTTSRKHFDVFDQYARVFDYLDAHPELSRWRPHMFRKMVDHYLTVLDKPGRLPQHAQAEFFHRAARDYRLRLPAGFVRPSGVAGGKYALLARDAYPALAGLKVAGKVQRTVRKHAGKRVRQAKRKAINLRYQALLRQPLDENLAVYSAYWNRLPSCNPLAVYEKAKELAPDVHGVWVVKKQLADSVPAGIDHVVLNSPRYWEVVARAKYLVNNVNFADNVVKREGQIHLQTHHGTPLKSMGTDQKRYPAAAKGMSFRKLLARADRWDFSLSANRHTTEQWERVYPCDFASVDAGYPRNDVYYRATAQDVLDIRERLGIAPGRTAVLYAPTMRDYQVGYVPRLDLEKLSRELGDTFVLLVRTHYFYDRDPGLQKLQERGALIDVSGHPVVEELCLAADALVTDYSSIMFDYANLDRPIITYADDWDTYVRSRGVTFDLLSGLPGDTPGVIATTEDELIEAFRSGRWDDEAATGLRAAFRARFCPWDDGHAAERVVRRVFLGQEATPEPLPQDERTIAPSPRAAAAATGLLKLPAPRTAAHDDVTPSGTSGTSGTSGTSDVEMAG
- a CDS encoding DUF1876 domain-containing protein encodes the protein MLQTAVGWHVELEFEEDNHRTRAAALVRLPDGTEVRSHGYASRHPVDSNQPRVGEEVAGARALNELAMKLLTKAHDEIDEASGRTSHPLT